From the Deltaproteobacteria bacterium HGW-Deltaproteobacteria-18 genome, the window AACACGGAGCTGGACTCATGAAAAGAAGAGAATTCGTCAAAATGGCAGGACTTGGGGCCACGGCCGCAGCGGCATCGACCGTGGTCAACGCGCCTTTTGTGCACGCTTCCAAAAAAACGCCCATCCGCTGGCGTCTGCAGACATACGCAGGGCCTGCCCTGGCCGAGCATGTCATCAAACCGCAGATCGATGCCTTCAACAAGATCGCAAGCGGTGACATGGTCATCGAGCTTTATAACGCGGATCAGCTCGTGCCCACTCCCGAACTGTTTCGCGCCATGCAGCGCGGAACCATCGACGCCGTGCAGAGTGATGACGACTCCATCGCCGCCCCTGTCGACGTGGCCGTCTTCGCCGCCTACTTTCCCTTCGCCACGCGTTACTCCCTTGATGTGCCGACCCTCTTCAACCATTACGGGCTGAACGAAATCTGGCAGGAGGCTTACAGTGAAATCAAGGGCGTGACCTGGCTTGGCGCGGGCGCATGGGATCCGTGCAATTTTGCCACCAAGGAGCCCATCCGTTCTCTTGCCGACCTGAAAGGCAAGCGCGTCTTCACTTTTCCCACTGGCGGCAAGTTCATGCAGCGTTTTGGCGTGGTGCCCGTGACCCTGCCCTGGGAAGACGTCGAGGTGGCCCTGCAGACCGGAGAGCTGGACGGCATCGCCTGGTCGGGCATCACCGAGGATTACACCGTGGGCTGGGCCGATGTGACGAAATACTATCTGACCAACAACATAAGCGGTGCCTGGGTAGGCTCCTACTTTGCCAATTCCGATAAATGGGAACAGGTTCCCGAGCATCTGAAGACTCTCTTCAAGGTCACCATGGACAGCTCCAACTACTATCGCCAGCACTGGTACTGGTGGGGGGAGGCGCACTACCGCACCAAGGGCGGAAAGCTTGAACTGACCACCATTCCCGAGGAGGAATGGGCCCAGGTTGAGGCGGAAGCGGTCAAGTACTGGGACGAGATCGGGGCCACCAGCCCCCGGTGCGCCAAGGTTGTCCAGATTTTGAAAGACTACAGCGAGACCATGAAGAAGGCAGGCAAGCCTTACCGTTACGCCTAGCGCGAACAGCAAACCATCTGATTTGAAAATGAACCCGCCCGGCTCCCGATGGAGCCGGGCCTTTCCCGCTCCCCGGAATCGGGGAGCGATTCCCCCGGTGCGCCCGAAAAGGCGGCCATTCAGGGATCAGCCATAATTTTTTGCGAGGTGCCCTGTGTTCAAAGCATTGGTGACATATACGAAATACGTGGACGCCTTGAACCGGCTGGTCGGCAAGTTCGCCATGTATCTGATGTTCTTGATGATGTTTATTCTGCTATATGCCTCTGTTTCACGAAGCCTGCTCAATTCCCCCGTGGTCTGGGCCGTGGAGATGGCGCAGTTCACCATGGCTGCCTACTATCTTCTCGGCGGCGGATATTCGGTCATCCTGCGCGGACATGTGCGCATGGACGTGCTCTACAGCACCTGGACCCCGAGAACCCGGGCCATCATCGATGCGCTGACGTCCTTCTTCCTGCTCTTTTATCTCGGCATGCTTCTCTACGGGGGCATATCGAGCACCGCCTATTCCCTTGAGTACGGGCAGAAGAACTACTCCGCCTGGGCTCCGCCGCTCTCGCCGATCAAGATCATCATGGTCGTCGGCATCGTGCTCATGGTGTTGCAGTGCGTGTCCCGCCTGATCAAGGATATCTCGAAAGCCATGGGCGTGGACATGCTCAAAACCTACGGAGACGTGATGCCATGAGTTACGAAATGATCGCTCTTTTGATGTGCACGACCCTCATGGTGCTGCTTTTGACCGGCCAGAGGGTTTTCGGTGCGGTGGGTTTCGTCGGTGCGGCCGCTTCGCTTCTGCTCTGGGGCGACGGCGGTTCGGAAATGCCTTTCAACGCGAGCATGGTGCTGCTGAACTGGTTTCCGCTCCTGACCCTGCCGCTTTTCATTTTCATGGGCTACATGCTCAGCGAATCGGGCATCGCCAATGACCTCTACAAGATGTTCCATGTCTGGATGGGGCCCCTGAACGGCGGCCTGGCCATCGGCACGGTTGTGCTCATGGTCGCCATCTCGGCCATGAACGGACTCTCCGTTGCGGGCATGGCCATCGGCACGAGCATCGCCCTGCCGGAGATGCTCAAGCGCGGCTACGACAAGAAGATGATCACCGGCGTGATCCAGGCCGGAAGTTCCCTTGGCATCATGGTTCCGCCAAGCATCGTGTTGGTTCTCTACGGCATGATCGCCCGTCAGCCGGTCAGTCAGCTCTGGCTGGCCGGGGTGTTCCCAGGGCTTTTGCTGGCGCTGCTGTTCGTGGGCTACATCGTGGTCCGCTGCAAGCTCAACCCGGCGCTGGGGCCGTCGCTTTCGTTCGAGGAACGGTCCAGCATTTCCAGCCGGGAGAAGATCGCACTTTTGCGTGCGGGCATTGTCCCCATCGCCATCGTCTTCATGGTCACGGGCCTTTTCATGCTGGGCGTGACCAGCCTGGTCGAAAGCTCCGCCGTGGGCGCGGCCGCAGCCATGATCGCGGCAATGGCCAAGGGACGGCTGAACCGCTCGGTGCTCGATACGTCGTTGCACAAGACCCTGTCCGTGAGCTGCATGTTCATGTGGATCATTCTGGCTGCCCTTTGTTACGGCGCGGTGTTCGACGGACTCGGCGCGGTGCACGCCATCGAGATCCTGTTTCTCGAGAAGTGGGGCCTGTCCCCGTGGGGCGTGCTGATCATGATGCAGGTCTCCTACATCATCATGGGCATGTTTCTGGACGACACGGCCATGCTGGTCATCGTCGCTCCACTTTACATCCCGCTCATCATCGCTCTTGGCTTCAACCCCATCTGGTACGGAGTGCTCTACACCGTGACCTGCCAGATCGCGTACATGACACCACCCTTCGGCTACAACCTCTTCCTGATGAAGGCCATGGCGCCCAAAGAGGTCACCCTGGTCGACATCTATGGATCCATCGTGCCCTTCGTGGCCCTGATGGTGCTCGGCCTCGGCCTGATCATCACCTTTCCGCAGATCGCCCTCTACTTGCCGGAGCTGTACTTTCCCAAGTAACACCTGCGTGAACACGGCCGGGAGGCTTCCTCCCGGCCATCAGCACAAAGGGGAACGACATGACGCGAGGGATGATTGGGATGTTGGGGAGGTCCGTGGCAGCAGGGCTTGTCGCTGGAGCGCGGCAGACAACGCTTGACGGTGTTTTTCATGACGGGAAATTGTCCGGCGGGATGCTTTTATTCCTGGCAGCGATCATGTGCCTGATTCCGGTCGCGCCAGGGCATGCCATGGATACGGACTCACTGCGAGCCATGGCCGGGCAGATGCTGCTGGTGGGTTTTCGCGGGACTGCGGTGAATAACGAGTCTCCCATCCTGCGCGACATCCGTGAACATAATCTGGGAGGCGTGATCCTCTTTGATCGTGACGTGCAACTGCAAAGCCCGGAACGCAACATTCAGAGCCCCGGGCAGGTTCAGGCCTTGACCGCGACCCTGCAGGCAAATGCCGGAACCCCGCTCTTTGTCGCTGTGGATCAGGAAGGCGGACGGGTGCGGCGCTTCCGCGAGGACCGGGGCTTTGCTCCGAGTCCCTCGGCGAAGGCAATGGGGCAGGGCAGCCCGGAGCAGACCAGACTTGAAGGCGAGCGGACCGGAAGGCTGCTGGCGGGCCTTGGCGTGAACCTGAACTTCGCGCCAGTGGCGGACGTGGACGTCAATCCGCAGAGTCCGGCCATCGGAGCCCTGGAACGAAGTTTTTCCGCAGATCCGGATCTGGTTGCGCTCCATGCCCATTCGTTCAGCCGGGGCCTCATGGCGCAGGGCGTCCTGCCCTGTCTCAAGCATTTTCCCGGACATGGCAGCGCAACGGCGGATTCGCATCTTGGACTGACCGACATCAGCAAAACCTGGACCCCGACGGAGCTGCGGCCCTATGAGTTGCTGATTCCGCTGAAGGCCAGCCCCCTGATCATGACGGGGCATCTCTTTTTGCGCCAGTTCGACGATGCACACCCGTGCACCCTCTCAAAGACAGTGCTGACGGGACTTTTGAGGCAGCGCCTGGGATTTGATGGCGTGATTGTCTCCGATGACATGCAGATGCGGGCCATTGCCGGACATTATGGTCTGGACGAAGCGATCCTTCTGGCTGTCGAAGCCGGAGTGGATATTCTGGTTTTCGGCAACAACCTGGACTACGATCCGGACATCGTGCCCAGAGCCATTGATATTCTGGTCAAGGCCGTAGAGGAGGGACGCCTCTCCGCAGAACGGATCGCGGCCTCGCATCGGCGCATTCAGGCCGTCAAGCAGCAGCTGCGCATCAGCCTTGCCTTGGGCCCGCAGGAAAGGCCATGAATTCGTGCCGCGATTTGCGGTGGCGAAAAAAACAATGGCGAAAATCTTCACCATGCCAGGCAGGACATGAGATGAAACGAACTTTGAAGGAATTGCTGGCCAAGGCCTCGCCGCTACGTTCGGGCGATGTCCTGGCGGGCGTGGCCGCGGTCACGGAGGAGGAACGGGTCCTGGCCCAGATGGAGCTGGCCGGTGTGCCGCTGACCCGCTTTCTGGAGGAGCACGTCATTCCCTACGAGGAAGACGAGGTCACACGGCTGATTATCGACACGCACGACCAGGAGGCCTTCGCGCTCATCCGTGGCTTCACCGTGGGCGAGTTCCGCGACTGGCTCCTGACCGACGAGGCCGACAGCGCGGTCCTGGCCCGTCTGGCTCCGGGGGTGACCCCGGAAATGGCCGCGGCCGTGTCCAAGCTCATGCGTCTGCAGGACCTGGTTCTGGTCGGCTCCAAGTGCCGGGTCACGACCCGCTTCCGCAACACCATCGGCCTGCCGGGGACGTTTTCGGTCCGCCTGCAGCCCAACCATCCCACCGATGACTTGAAGGGCATCGCGGCCTCGACCCTGGACGGTCTGTGTTACGGCTGCGGGGACGCGGTCATCGGCGTCAACCCGGCCACGGACAGTCTGGACAACATCTGCCGCATCTCGGACATGCTCGGCGGGCTGGTCTCGCGCTACGCCATCCCGACCCAGACCTGCGTGCTGACCCACGTGACCACGACCATGGAGGCCATCGAACGCGGCGCGTCCGTGGACCTGTGCTTCCAGTCCATCGCCGGGACCGAGGCCGCCAACGCGAGCTTCGGCGTGACGCTCTCCCTGCTGCAGGAGGCGCTGGAGGCCACGCGGTCCCTTGCGCGCGGTACCGTGGGCGACAATGTCATGTATTTCGAGACCGGTCAGGGCAGCGCCCTCTCGGCCGGAGCTCATCACGGCGTGGACCAGCAGACCGTGGAATGCCGCGCCTACGCCGTGGCCCGCCGGTTCGAGCCGCTGCTGGTCAACACGGTGGTCGGGTTCATCGGGCCCGAGTACCTGCTGAACGGCAAACAGATCATCCGCGCCGGGCTCGAAGACCATTTCTGCGGCAAGCTCCTGGGCCTGCCCATGGGCGTGGACGTCTGCTACACCAACCACGCTGAGGCCGACCAGGATGACATGGACGCCCTCTTGACCCTGCTGGGCGCGGCGGGCTGCACCTTTGTCATGGGCGTGCCCGGGGCCGACGACATCATGCTCAACTACCAGTCCACGTCCTTCCACGACGCGGCCTACCTGCGAAAGCTACTGGACCGCAAACCAGCGCCGGAGTTCGCGGCCTGGCTGGAGTC encodes:
- a CDS encoding C4-dicarboxylate ABC transporter; translation: MKRREFVKMAGLGATAAAASTVVNAPFVHASKKTPIRWRLQTYAGPALAEHVIKPQIDAFNKIASGDMVIELYNADQLVPTPELFRAMQRGTIDAVQSDDDSIAAPVDVAVFAAYFPFATRYSLDVPTLFNHYGLNEIWQEAYSEIKGVTWLGAGAWDPCNFATKEPIRSLADLKGKRVFTFPTGGKFMQRFGVVPVTLPWEDVEVALQTGELDGIAWSGITEDYTVGWADVTKYYLTNNISGAWVGSYFANSDKWEQVPEHLKTLFKVTMDSSNYYRQHWYWWGEAHYRTKGGKLELTTIPEEEWAQVEAEAVKYWDEIGATSPRCAKVVQILKDYSETMKKAGKPYRYA
- a CDS encoding C4-dicarboxylate ABC transporter permease; this encodes MFKALVTYTKYVDALNRLVGKFAMYLMFLMMFILLYASVSRSLLNSPVVWAVEMAQFTMAAYYLLGGGYSVILRGHVRMDVLYSTWTPRTRAIIDALTSFFLLFYLGMLLYGGISSTAYSLEYGQKNYSAWAPPLSPIKIIMVVGIVLMVLQCVSRLIKDISKAMGVDMLKTYGDVMP
- a CDS encoding glycoside hydrolase family 3 yields the protein MLLFLAAIMCLIPVAPGHAMDTDSLRAMAGQMLLVGFRGTAVNNESPILRDIREHNLGGVILFDRDVQLQSPERNIQSPGQVQALTATLQANAGTPLFVAVDQEGGRVRRFREDRGFAPSPSAKAMGQGSPEQTRLEGERTGRLLAGLGVNLNFAPVADVDVNPQSPAIGALERSFSADPDLVALHAHSFSRGLMAQGVLPCLKHFPGHGSATADSHLGLTDISKTWTPTELRPYELLIPLKASPLIMTGHLFLRQFDDAHPCTLSKTVLTGLLRQRLGFDGVIVSDDMQMRAIAGHYGLDEAILLAVEAGVDILVFGNNLDYDPDIVPRAIDILVKAVEEGRLSAERIAASHRRIQAVKQQLRISLALGPQERP
- a CDS encoding ethanolamine ammonia lyase large subunit (with EutC catalyzes the formation of acetaldehyde and ammonia from ethanolamine), which encodes MKRTLKELLAKASPLRSGDVLAGVAAVTEEERVLAQMELAGVPLTRFLEEHVIPYEEDEVTRLIIDTHDQEAFALIRGFTVGEFRDWLLTDEADSAVLARLAPGVTPEMAAAVSKLMRLQDLVLVGSKCRVTTRFRNTIGLPGTFSVRLQPNHPTDDLKGIAASTLDGLCYGCGDAVIGVNPATDSLDNICRISDMLGGLVSRYAIPTQTCVLTHVTTTMEAIERGASVDLCFQSIAGTEAANASFGVTLSLLQEALEATRSLARGTVGDNVMYFETGQGSALSAGAHHGVDQQTVECRAYAVARRFEPLLVNTVVGFIGPEYLLNGKQIIRAGLEDHFCGKLLGLPMGVDVCYTNHAEADQDDMDALLTLLGAAGCTFVMGVPGADDIMLNYQSTSFHDAAYLRKLLDRKPAPEFAAWLESSGVMDRDGRLVPIEKGNRLLGLPGAIREES
- a CDS encoding C4-dicarboxylate ABC transporter gives rise to the protein MSYEMIALLMCTTLMVLLLTGQRVFGAVGFVGAAASLLLWGDGGSEMPFNASMVLLNWFPLLTLPLFIFMGYMLSESGIANDLYKMFHVWMGPLNGGLAIGTVVLMVAISAMNGLSVAGMAIGTSIALPEMLKRGYDKKMITGVIQAGSSLGIMVPPSIVLVLYGMIARQPVSQLWLAGVFPGLLLALLFVGYIVVRCKLNPALGPSLSFEERSSISSREKIALLRAGIVPIAIVFMVTGLFMLGVTSLVESSAVGAAAAMIAAMAKGRLNRSVLDTSLHKTLSVSCMFMWIILAALCYGAVFDGLGAVHAIEILFLEKWGLSPWGVLIMMQVSYIIMGMFLDDTAMLVIVAPLYIPLIIALGFNPIWYGVLYTVTCQIAYMTPPFGYNLFLMKAMAPKEVTLVDIYGSIVPFVALMVLGLGLIITFPQIALYLPELYFPK